One genomic window of Anaeromicrobium sediminis includes the following:
- a CDS encoding cache domain-containing protein, translating into MLEKINKKFVYGLIVILAAVTAFGTSFFYKSISEEQILDTTTKTLYTIGKDQENRILEFYDNVLYNLNLIAQGYSISGMKCDNVNRIIEYINFKNRDIFIDIYVIDNDLNLIYGNNYAQENFEDNECIKRALDGELTFGQILKIKNTIYTDVAIPVYRDKKAIGAIYAKVDLTYLNDIMANSKLIGEDAESFMLDNEGIFVTESRFIPNAVGKQSANIGKIKSSIDYSNKIPYKNYRDEEVYGIYFTIPYNELTLVLEHSNLNMNEKHKEQIEKIGQLAALIEVLVLAISKVVYEKLYKNE; encoded by the coding sequence ATGCTAGAGAAAATAAATAAAAAGTTTGTCTATGGACTAATAGTTATATTGGCTGCTGTAACTGCATTTGGTACAAGCTTTTTTTATAAAAGTATTAGTGAAGAACAAATATTAGACACTACTACTAAAACTTTATATACAATTGGCAAAGATCAAGAAAATAGGATTTTAGAATTTTATGATAATGTTCTTTATAATTTAAATTTAATTGCACAAGGCTATTCCATATCAGGGATGAAATGTGACAATGTGAATAGAATTATAGAATATATTAATTTTAAAAATAGAGACATTTTTATTGATATATACGTTATAGATAACGATTTAAATTTAATATATGGTAACAATTATGCACAAGAAAACTTTGAGGATAACGAGTGTATAAAACGTGCTTTAGATGGAGAATTGACCTTTGGACAAATATTAAAAATAAAGAATACCATATATACGGATGTGGCAATTCCAGTATATAGGGACAAGAAAGCCATTGGTGCCATATATGCTAAGGTGGATTTAACATATTTGAATGATATAATGGCAAATTCTAAATTAATAGGAGAAGATGCAGAGAGTTTTATGTTGGATAATGAAGGCATATTTGTTACTGAGTCAAGATTTATTCCTAATGCTGTAGGAAAGCAGAGTGCAAATATTGGAAAAATAAAATCCTCAATAGATTATTCTAATAAGATACCTTATAAAAATTATAGGGATGAAGAAGTATATGGTATATATTTTACTATTCCTTATAATGAATTAACTTTAGTATTAGAGCATAGTAATTTAAACATGAATGAGAAACACAAGGAACAAATAGAAAAAATAGGTCAATTGGCAGCCTTAATAGAAGTGTTGGTTTTAGCAATTAGTAAGGTTGTTTATGAAAAACTATACAAAAATGAATGA
- a CDS encoding sigma-70 family RNA polymerase sigma factor, producing the protein MLGTETDEVLDEVELKIQVKKLYEKMKCVLKARERTVIQLRYGLANGGSKTQREIAKLLGISRSYVSRIEKRAIKKLGKAFNSSCKKQSKEK; encoded by the coding sequence ATTCTTGGCACAGAGACAGATGAAGTTTTAGACGAGGTGGAATTAAAGATACAAGTGAAAAAATTATATGAAAAAATGAAATGTGTTTTAAAGGCAAGAGAAAGGACTGTAATACAATTGAGGTATGGATTAGCTAATGGAGGTAGCAAAACTCAGAGGGAAATTGCAAAACTATTAGGAATTTCTAGATCATATGTGTCAAGAATCGAGAAAAGAGCCATAAAAAAGTTAGGGAAGGCCTTTAATAGCAGTTGTAAAAAACAAAGTAAAGAGAAATAA
- a CDS encoding CapA family protein codes for MKKIISIIIINIIIISNPFTVYSFDESALIKEFKKKFEKNKEIDIVAVGDIMVHGPQLRAQYDLKNKLYSFEDNFKYIKKYIERADIALCNLETTLLGYEPYTSYPKFNSPDNLVDALKNSGFDIISTANNHSFDTKAIGMFRTVDVLLNKGLDVIGTRNDNYNKDYIIKEVKGVKVAFTSFTYETKKYGKNKTINGIVLPKKYETYINTFSYYNLENDLKKMEKIIKKMKKEKVDLIIFFFHWGNEYHNQPNEHQKLIAKKLSSYGVDIILGSHPHVIQPITIIKNEFGKETAVVYSMGNFLSNQRYENVKNRSAEDGIVVDFKIIKSYKGEVSIKKISYIPTWVYKRYINGKRDYKILPLIHNNNELKKLVGEEANLNRALNSRKNTTNLIEYNKGIGQIKVYNPLEDIDDKQ; via the coding sequence ATGAAAAAAATAATCAGCATAATAATAATTAACATCATAATCATAAGTAACCCTTTTACAGTATATTCCTTTGACGAAAGTGCCCTTATAAAAGAATTTAAAAAGAAATTTGAAAAAAATAAAGAAATAGATATCGTGGCTGTAGGAGATATAATGGTCCATGGTCCTCAATTAAGAGCTCAATATGACTTGAAAAATAAGTTATATTCTTTCGAAGATAATTTTAAATATATAAAGAAATATATTGAAAGAGCAGATATAGCTTTATGTAATTTAGAAACGACCTTATTAGGATATGAGCCTTATACTAGCTACCCTAAATTTAATTCTCCAGATAATCTTGTAGATGCCCTTAAAAATAGTGGTTTTGATATAATATCAACTGCTAATAATCATTCCTTTGACACGAAGGCCATAGGCATGTTTAGAACGGTAGATGTACTTTTAAATAAGGGGTTAGATGTAATTGGTACTAGGAATGATAATTATAACAAGGACTATATAATAAAAGAAGTTAAGGGAGTAAAAGTGGCTTTTACATCATTTACCTATGAGACTAAAAAATATGGAAAAAATAAAACTATAAATGGAATTGTATTACCTAAAAAATACGAGACATACATTAATACTTTTAGTTATTATAACCTTGAAAATGATTTGAAGAAAATGGAGAAAATAATTAAAAAAATGAAAAAAGAAAAGGTGGATTTAATAATTTTCTTTTTTCATTGGGGAAATGAGTATCATAATCAACCCAATGAGCATCAAAAGTTAATTGCTAAAAAACTATCCTCATATGGAGTAGATATTATTTTAGGAAGTCATCCTCATGTAATCCAACCCATAACTATAATTAAAAATGAATTTGGAAAAGAAACTGCAGTAGTATATTCAATGGGAAATTTTCTATCTAATCAAAGGTATGAGAATGTAAAAAATAGGTCTGCAGAAGATGGAATAGTAGTTGATTTTAAAATTATAAAAAGTTACAAAGGGGAAGTCTCTATAAAGAAAATATCATATATTCCCACCTGGGTATATAAAAGGTATATTAATGGAAAAAGGGATTATAAAATTTTACCATTAATCCATAATAATAATGAATTGAAAAAATTAGTAGGTGAAGAAGCTAATTTGAATAGAGCTTTAAACTCAAGAAAAAATACTACTAATTTAATAGAATATAATAAAGGGATAGGCCAGATTAAAGTGTATAATCCATTGGAGGATATAGATGATAAGCAGTAA
- a CDS encoding GspE/PulE family protein, with product MISSKIGKLLINEGLIDEKQLKEALDSQKITNEKLGSILIKKDYVGEKEFYITLSKQLKIPFIELDSCHIESHVIEILNKKFVTKNLVMPFYKGDTFLKVLMEDPLDINLLDFMKNTTGLDIDVYIGTKSHILCQIEKYYDTSFKEELIHELEKRNKGEESFSTIHINGTSIGTFFNFLVKKAVQMKSSDIHIEPKKRNFIIRFRINGELKRVENLPKSVYDALIQHIKYMCQLDLAEKRVPQDGRYEINTGGNNIDIRISTIPTVYGEKVVFRLLNRDEFIKTKEELGLDKKSLLVYKNMIKRNSGIILISGPTGSGKTTTLYSIIKELDFKNKNITTIEDPVEYKIEHINQMEVNDKIGMTFESGLKALLRQDPDVIMIGEIRNRDTAKIAFKASITGHLVLSTIHTKNTFSTILRLKDMGVDSYLIANGLIGVIAQRLVKEICPKCRITYKNKSFLVGSIKKLYKGMGCDYCNNTGYKGRRGVYEIMPIDNNMKKLINGKFSLDKIKNYAVENGMRTLEKTGLNLLQKGIITLDDFMSLYYSIK from the coding sequence ATGATAAGCAGTAAAATAGGAAAACTCTTAATAAATGAAGGACTTATAGATGAAAAACAATTAAAAGAAGCTTTAGATAGTCAAAAGATTACTAATGAAAAACTAGGAAGCATATTAATAAAAAAGGACTATGTGGGAGAGAAAGAGTTCTATATTACTTTAAGTAAACAACTAAAAATTCCTTTTATAGAGTTGGATAGTTGCCATATAGAGAGTCATGTTATAGAAATACTTAATAAGAAATTTGTTACTAAAAATCTAGTAATGCCTTTTTATAAGGGAGATACGTTTTTAAAAGTATTAATGGAAGACCCCTTAGATATAAATTTATTAGATTTTATGAAAAATACTACAGGGTTAGATATTGATGTGTACATTGGAACTAAAAGTCATATATTATGCCAAATTGAAAAATATTACGATACATCATTCAAAGAAGAATTGATTCATGAGTTGGAAAAAAGAAATAAGGGAGAAGAAAGTTTTAGTACAATTCATATTAATGGAACTTCAATAGGTACCTTTTTTAATTTTTTAGTTAAAAAAGCTGTTCAGATGAAAAGTAGTGATATTCATATAGAGCCTAAAAAGCGTAATTTTATAATAAGGTTTAGGATAAATGGAGAATTAAAAAGAGTAGAAAATCTTCCGAAATCCGTTTATGATGCTTTAATTCAACATATAAAATATATGTGTCAGTTAGACTTAGCAGAAAAGAGAGTTCCGCAGGATGGAAGATATGAAATAAATACAGGCGGTAATAATATTGATATAAGAATATCCACTATCCCTACTGTATATGGAGAAAAGGTAGTCTTTAGATTATTAAATAGAGATGAATTTATTAAGACGAAGGAAGAGTTGGGATTAGACAAAAAAAGTCTATTAGTATATAAAAATATGATAAAAAGAAATTCAGGTATAATTTTAATCTCTGGTCCTACTGGAAGTGGTAAAACAACTACATTATATAGCATTATAAAGGAGTTAGATTTTAAAAATAAAAATATTACTACTATTGAAGATCCAGTAGAGTACAAAATAGAACATATAAATCAAATGGAAGTAAATGATAAAATAGGCATGACCTTTGAATCGGGTTTAAAGGCCCTATTAAGGCAAGATCCAGATGTAATAATGATTGGTGAAATTAGAAATAGGGATACGGCTAAAATTGCTTTTAAGGCGTCCATAACAGGACATTTAGTATTAAGTACTATACATACAAAGAATACCTTTTCAACAATTTTAAGATTAAAGGACATGGGAGTTGATTCTTACTTAATAGCCAATGGTTTAATAGGTGTGATAGCTCAAAGACTAGTGAAGGAAATATGCCCTAAATGTAGGATAACTTATAAGAATAAGAGTTTTTTAGTAGGTAGTATTAAAAAGCTGTACAAAGGAATGGGATGTGACTATTGTAATAATACTGGTTATAAGGGGAGAAGAGGAGTATATGAAATTATGCCAATTGATAACAATATGAAAAAATTAATAAACGGGAAATTTTCCTTAGATAAGATAAAGAATTATGCGGTGGAAAATGGTATGAGAACTTTAGAAAAGACAGGGCTAAATCTATTACAAAAGGGGATTATTACATTAGATGATTTTATGAGTTTATATTACTCTATAAAATAA
- a CDS encoding type II secretion system F family protein: MIKYLYKAIDEEGNEVKGDYLAEKEDDVISHIHDKSLYPIKIRKSYEMNMDIIKSLSYKDTIVFCRMMGTLLMADISFRESIKILSFQIKSIKLRDAIKTISIGIEEGKSIGDSMKNCKGAFNNFFIGMVKIAEDTGTLNILMCKMANFYERRESIKNKIINAIMYPVILSFASIGILFFIFNFVIPSMSGIFKTMDMNLPYSTKLIFKISEYKVEILIGIIINGILLSIFFLCLYSNKKYFIDKAKVKIPIIKNIIILNLVCNFCSSMSLMLNCDVPIKKALNNFIGTIDNIHIKNEFKNVLYEIQSGNSLYNSLESTGLFPETLILMVRIGEESSKLNFLLEKGEEIYYSELENLLKKLTIMMEPVFLSIIGVVIGTIVISVVTPIFGMMDTVNFM, translated from the coding sequence TTGATTAAATATTTATACAAAGCCATAGACGAAGAGGGAAATGAAGTAAAAGGAGATTATTTGGCAGAAAAGGAAGATGATGTGATTTCACATATACATGATAAATCCCTATATCCAATAAAAATACGCAAAAGCTATGAAATGAACATGGATATAATAAAATCACTTTCCTATAAAGATACAATAGTATTTTGTAGGATGATGGGAACATTATTGATGGCAGATATTTCCTTCAGAGAAAGTATTAAAATATTATCCTTCCAAATTAAAAGCATAAAGTTAAGGGATGCTATAAAAACTATTTCTATAGGAATTGAAGAAGGTAAAAGCATTGGAGATAGTATGAAGAATTGTAAAGGAGCTTTTAATAATTTTTTTATAGGAATGGTAAAAATTGCTGAGGATACAGGTACACTCAATATTTTAATGTGTAAAATGGCAAATTTTTATGAGCGAAGAGAAAGCATTAAGAACAAAATTATAAATGCTATAATGTATCCAGTGATTTTGTCCTTTGCATCTATAGGCATATTATTTTTCATATTCAATTTTGTCATACCAAGTATGAGTGGCATATTTAAAACTATGGATATGAACTTGCCTTACTCTACTAAACTTATTTTTAAAATAAGTGAATACAAGGTAGAAATTTTAATTGGTATTATCATTAATGGAATTTTGTTGAGTATATTTTTTCTATGTTTATATAGCAACAAAAAATATTTTATAGATAAAGCAAAAGTTAAAATACCAATTATTAAAAATATTATAATATTAAACCTAGTGTGTAATTTTTGTAGTAGTATGAGTTTAATGCTAAATTGCGATGTTCCTATTAAGAAAGCTTTAAATAATTTTATAGGTACTATTGATAATATACATATTAAAAATGAATTTAAAAATGTGTTGTATGAAATCCAAAGTGGAAATAGTCTTTACAATTCATTGGAAAGTACAGGTCTATTTCCAGAGACTTTAATATTAATGGTTCGAATTGGAGAAGAATCATCTAAATTAAATTTTTTACTAGAAAAGGGTGAAGAAATTTACTATAGCGAGTTAGAAAATTTATTGAAAAAACTAACCATAATGATGGAACCTGTGTTTTTATCCATAATAGGAGTGGTAATAGGAACTATAGTTATATCTGTAGTAACACCTATATTTGGCATGATGGACACGGTCAATTTTATGTAG
- a CDS encoding type II secretion system protein, with the protein MENNKKKNKGFTLIEILGVLAILAILVAMVVPKIGGFTNQAKKSVDTVAQNTIQKALTFSLLNDEIKLADDSTEGVITIKKGGSVEVTDLTINGEEDTDGAKATVLLTELLGKDFYPKSDDFDSFKITISENDNIKVELIKKDDTKSTNKEDEKDSKTGESTDS; encoded by the coding sequence ATGGAAAATAATAAAAAAAAGAATAAAGGATTTACCCTAATTGAAATCTTAGGAGTATTAGCTATATTAGCCATATTAGTGGCCATGGTGGTACCTAAAATAGGAGGTTTTACCAATCAAGCTAAAAAGAGTGTAGATACAGTGGCACAAAATACTATTCAAAAGGCATTGACCTTTTCTCTATTAAATGACGAGATAAAACTGGCTGATGATAGTACTGAAGGTGTAATAACTATAAAGAAAGGTGGAAGTGTAGAAGTTACAGATTTGACCATTAATGGTGAAGAAGATACAGATGGAGCAAAAGCAACAGTTCTTTTAACAGAATTATTAGGTAAAGATTTTTATCCAAAATCTGATGATTTCGATTCTTTTAAGATTACCATATCTGAAAATGACAATATTAAAGTAGAGCTAATAAAAAAAGATGATACGAAAAGTACTAATAAAGAAGATGAAAAAGACTCTAAGACAGGAGAGTCTACTGATAGTTAA
- the pilM gene encoding type IV pilus biogenesis protein PilM, which translates to MFSKLCIQVHEQETKIIYGNYKNNMFNIKKFYTLNNSYDEFNRIETIKSLLADEKIKCKKVYFILNNPNLICKTIQTPIKQKRNIDSFMRYEWEKHIPKNKEYITRYRILKSSHEGIKVLWAACPKYMVEEYMGLCLELNLRPHVLDVATNSILKVFEKINLKETIAFIRLEENYLYLNIINGKYDLISKSIKIHESKSVIDMVGRLFKYFEQEYKSPVEKIAFMGDVSNKLKGLNLPTLREINHMKISNGISILDNVEILGSIMK; encoded by the coding sequence TTGTTTAGTAAATTATGTATACAGGTACATGAACAAGAGACAAAAATAATTTATGGAAACTATAAAAACAATATGTTTAACATTAAAAAATTTTATACTCTTAATAATTCCTATGATGAATTTAATAGAATTGAGACTATTAAGAGCCTACTAGCAGATGAAAAAATTAAATGTAAGAAAGTATATTTCATACTTAATAATCCTAACCTCATATGCAAAACTATACAAACTCCCATTAAGCAAAAAAGAAATATAGATTCTTTCATGAGATATGAGTGGGAAAAACATATACCTAAGAATAAAGAATATATTACTAGATACAGAATTCTAAAAAGTAGTCATGAAGGAATAAAGGTACTATGGGCAGCCTGCCCAAAGTATATGGTAGAGGAGTATATGGGGTTGTGTTTAGAGCTAAATCTAAGACCTCATGTGTTAGATGTGGCTACAAATTCCATATTGAAAGTCTTTGAAAAAATTAATTTAAAGGAAACCATAGCTTTTATAAGGTTAGAAGAAAATTATTTATACTTAAATATCATAAATGGCAAATATGACCTGATTAGTAAATCTATTAAAATACATGAGTCTAAATCCGTTATAGACATGGTAGGAAGGTTATTTAAGTATTTTGAACAGGAATACAAAAGTCCCGTAGAGAAAATTGCATTTATGGGGGATGTTTCTAATAAGCTAAAAGGATTGAATCTACCTACATTAAGGGAAATAAATCATATGAAAATTTCTAATGGGATTAGCATATTAGATAATGTGGAAATCTTAGGTTCAATTATGAAGTAA